The Lutzomyia longipalpis isolate SR_M1_2022 chromosome 2, ASM2433408v1 DNA window GGACTCAAGGATTTCATTTAGCGACcatattttgaagatttttttggggttttcaGGGGGCTTTTGGCGCTGCGATTAGTAAAGGGATGTGCGTGGGAGTTTTTTCGTACCTACATTCATAAGCAAAAGGGTGCTGCGTAATTGCATGTGCTCACTGATGCGCCAAATTGTGTTCAGGTGAGAGATCCCAATCGCACCTCAATTGAGGCTCACTGACTCGCcgggtcttttttttttcattctctgaGCATTAAATGCGTATTTCCGGTCATTTTATGGGGGCTGCTTCTGGCAAAACGGTTGACCCTTTATCACTTTAGCCGGTGTGCGGTAAGTCGCGCGGAACGGCCACGGGGGTGAGCGCTAAGCGCACAAGGGGACGCCGATTGAAATTGAGACCCTCCATTGACCCGTGAAAAAGGTGGCTGATGCGGGGTGTGGCGCACCCCCCATACAATGGGACTGACAATCGCATTTTCGGGGTGTACGCGCGAGAAAATGCCATGCAGACAGGGAAAAtcaagagagtgagagagaacaCTTGGACAGGTTGATGCTTCCAAACGATTGTGGTTTGAGAAGACACGCAATCgaatttgaattcaaattttgtCGATTATTCATCCCTCATCCCCCGCACCGCCGTGTATACGTCTCCCCCATGGCCGAGTGGAAAAAAGGAGAATTCCTGGCCAAAATCCAAAAAGCCAGGATTCATGTACGGGGCAAAGTGGAAATGGCTTTTTTGTGTGCGCGGTAGTCGtgtctataaataaattgtcaattgCTGCACTATTGCCACCCCCGCCCACCTCATTGGAGAGGGACTGGGAGGGGCGGATTGAGAGGGTATGAGCGCCCCATGCACGACAGACACCGTGACAAGAGTTggtaaattacatttttcggCAAATCGCGAGCGCGAGGGTTTTCCAGCCTTTCACCCacattttttagctgtgattctttcttcaaagaagcacagcttctgtgtacactccaaaatgcaaagtcgtcagatcgggctcaaacttgggatgaccacgaattagggtccctacattccaaaaaacgtatgcgccaaaaattggtccgtccggccgtccgtccgtccgtccggccggaatgtaacgctaaattgcgagagaatggtaatagatagaaacttgcggtcaacggcaaagttcatatatcgggtggaagacatccgattatgaagtcaaatccaaccccccacccccacgtccgccattttgaataaccctcaaattttgtttgggctatatctcaggccctattatagctagaggtctgaaattttgatatgttataggggccatcaatagctttccaacgatacctcattttcgaaaatcgatcaagccgtttagtcaatatggccgcgacaatttttcatcgaaaatcgaccataactcgaaaacggcttgaccgattttgatcaacccggggtcaaatgaaagatctcaacaaaccctgcaactctctagaacatcggaAGTTTCTAAAGTCACCGCTAGAGggcttaaaatgaaaaacaaaattttcgatgagttttcgatgaatatctcgagcaccgctttatagaattacttcatattttgatatgttatagttgactatagtatctatcaccatgccaaaaatgaagaaaatctatgtagccgttccggagatatcgcgttttaaagtttacgtGTCATATCCTGAGTTGCATAAGTTCTACGCCCCGCGaggcggggcgttttatatatacacatataaaataaaataatatatatataaatgcatagatatatacattatatatatacatataaaaatgcaaagataaatatatataaactgcaaagataaaaattaaatatagaatggatggaacagtataaagcgaaagaacggtaagtaaaacttacgggctgtgattctttctttgtcagtgaaatgtgaaattgacggaaaattgaggatgggcaaattttgaggaaggctttctcgcgtaccgaatcacagccaacacccacgattaaggcttgtcacaaattatctgcgcgttggctgtgattcggtgcgcgagaaagccttcctcaaaatttgcccatcctcaattttccgtcaatttcacatttcactgacaaagaaagaatcacagcccgtaagttttacttaccgttctttcgctttatactgttccatccattctatatttaatttttatttttacctctATACCTATGTACAATATATAGCGAGAGACATTTTCTCCGACAAAAATgctttgtggaaattttacGGGCGAGAAAAACAAATCGAAATTGACATAAGGGTGGATGatttataaaggaaaaaataaaataaaattctccacaataaaagatcacaaaatcaataaaatatagaaaagtaCCTACTTGTAAGGGATGAAATGGAGAGAATTTTGTGGGGAAATTGTGGACTTTTGGGGGTAGTTTTATAAAGGatttttccgagttttcctcTATATTCATTGAGTGccattttgtcatttttcaaACTTAATATAAAAGTGACAAAAAgacggaaaaaaatatttgtccgccatatttattttgaaaaatataatttttttttatttattttattcttttagttttgtttaattaattttgaatatttttgtgaaaatttgatgaaaatcgaACCAGTAGAAGTGCTCAAAATCGAGAACGAAAAATCTCTTCTGAATGCAATAATTGGAGCAGCGCCCTCATTAGTCAAAAACGCCTGGTGgtgagttttaaaaatttgacatttaaaagTCATTGAATAGCGAtgccattttgttttttaggcattttctgtttttttttaagggttaACGAGCAAGAATCTAGAgaataaagcttaaaataccaaatatttgtattttcgAATGGAATTATAGCAAATAATCGTAGTATTTTGATgtttattgaattgaaaagcGCACCTAGACAATTTCGTAGAATGCAGACTTTTGTATACGATTCTGTGCACTTTTCAGTCAAAATTTCATGACAAAAATAACGTTtcataagaagaattttataatattccGAATACTGTGAATGTATTACAAATATTCTGTAAGAAATACGAATATTTGtgatattctttaaatttaacaaatattcTCGAGATTCTCAAAGTATTCTATGTATCCTGgagtttaaaatgaaaagatctTAACTGAATAATTCTCAATATTCCccaattaaatgaatattatcaaaatatttcgaatattgggccttattcagcgaccaagaaatccttgaaattcgcttgaaatcttaaaatttcagtacaaaattcaaagaaatcaagggtttcttggtcgctgaataaggcccatttcTTCCTTTTGGTTATCTATTTTCCCCATCATTGCCTTTTGCTTTCAATGATCGATTTTGCACACTTTTACCTCTTCCAacatcttgatttttttgtaaaataaaattccacagaataaatataaaattgaatgaagaatatttaaaaattcgcCTCATGagccctttaaaaaaaatcttgttgcGAAAATtccaccgaaaaaaaatcactctaaatcagaaaataataaaatttaaataaacttacGAAATCCACTGATAAATCCCAGAAACTGTGAGCTCTCCCCTATCCTCGAGGGCGTATTCAATGAGTTCGGTGTAGGTGAAGGGTGGCTTCTTTTGGCTGTAGCACGAGAAAGGAAGGAAACTAGAGGCGAATGATCAAGGTGGGTGGGAAAGCTCAAAGCCATACGATACTTACATTCTATTTGGATTTTCCACAACTACATTTTCCGCCACATTGAGGTCATCATCCTCAATTCCCGCCGTTGCCTCCTGAATAATCTCGTCGATCTTCTTTGTGGACGCATGACTTCGCGGTGCGCTCGATGAGGGTGTCCTATTGACCTCTGGGGATAAATGTGGCAGCTCATCGAGCTTAAAATTGAACAGCCATGACAAATTCTTATCCTCAATGTCCTCCGAAGTCATTTCTGGAATTTTTTGatcaaagaaagttttttttgatcaaaagaaatttttatttgatcaaaagtttttatttttgatcaaaagaatttttttcgaaGGGGTATTAATTGCTGAGAAATTATCCCAAGATCATGAAGAAGTTTTGTGGTTGGAATAAAACTTGAAAAGGAAATATTGTTCTTCATCCCCTCAAGTTGTTgtattttgtaacattttggTGTTTACAAACAAGACGATTTGTAAGGGGGTTGTTGCTATAGAAAAATCCCTAATAATTTTGAACTTGATTTTCTCGTGGTAATTTCACCTTATTTCGAATCAAggaagaggaaaagaaaagaaagaaaaaaaaggacgaaGAGCCCGCCAAAGGGAAAACTCACGATTGTTTGGCTCACTATTCACGGCAGTCTTGATGTGTCTGTGACCCGAATCTGCAGCTGGAAAATTGCTCAGCTGTGGCTGGAACGTCCCAGTGGACGATGGGGTCTTCTGATCCAAATCCAGGAGATCCGTTGTACTCCAATTGGCTGAGAATTCCGCCAAATTTGCCTGATTCGCCTCGGAAATGATTGGATTCTGCACAGGTAGGAGATTACTGTCGAACATAACATTCACAAATTCATACTGATGCTCCTGCTGGTTGTACAAATTCCCCATGTATGTCCGCATTGCTTTGACCGGCTGCTGAAAATCACTCCCATTCATGGCCGGATCGATGTCGGTGCGTTTTCGCTTTGTGTAAcgattttcacgattttccaTTTGCTGCGATGACTCCAAAATGGCCGGATCGCAGATTATCGTTGTCCTCATTCTCTTCCCCCAAAACACCACAAAAAGGTGGCTAAACCAAAAAGCCacccttttctctctctctctctcgctcacTCCACAGCCCcaggaaaattccaaaaaaaatttcacaaaatttttctttcacatcacgacattcacttttatttttccttcaaaaaagatgaaaagaaaatcaaaattttcctctcgaaaaaaattcagcagtttttccacaaattcactttagtgggaattttttttttcagtagaaAAAAGTcaggaaaattggaaaattttcccctTGAACAGTGGATGGAAAAACACACCCAAACTCATCCACAGTACCACCGAGACTGACAACGATTTGCGCCGTTTTAACTCAAATTCTCCCCCTTTTTCCACCTTTAGTCGATGCACTCAGAAGAAAAAGCAATGAGGGTGGTTTACACACACCTGTAAGCACGTGCGTGGGACGAGGAAGAATTTCAGGGCttattttgaagcttttatattaaaatctttgatattgaaaattaaattcgagGAATTTTAGGAGAGATTtcacaaataattttgaaattgaaaattcaaaaatttaattgagggAAATTCATCGGAAAAGCGCTCGgaaaggagcaaaaaaaaagttgcgtTTTTCTTGCCGCACGGTCGTTAATTTaactcttaaaaatttaaatttaagttCTTTAAgagtttgaggaaaaaaggataaaaattttgaaaaaaaaattcttcaaatgtaaaaaaaatcgaaacaaATAAGAAACCTATAAAAGGTcaagaaaacatgaaaaattttagtatttcctgaatcataaaaaaactgGAAGAAAAAACTGCGAAACGAGAAAAATACGAAACTATGGTTTCGTAAACATTCAAAGACCGAAACGAgctcaaatttaaaaaagaatagtGAAATCAGTTCAAAAGACTTAAGACTTCAGTTAAATCGTTTCGTCAGCATATAAAGGTTGGTTAAGATAACATGGACCGCTCTTATAGGTTTGGCCTATAAGAACGGTCCATCTTATCCTGACCACCCTATACAATACGAAACCATAAAACAATCAGTTTTTTCTGGTTTCGCGTGttccatttaatttcttttaaaagtttttaattcttaattttcattttttctatttacttTTTATGGAATTCGCGTTGTtagttttgaattatttacgTCCTATTTATAATAGGGTTAGAATTTTCACGTTTTTAAGAAAACCCGATTTGTGTTTCTTACGTTCTGTGATCGGGAGATGTTGAAAATCCTACGGAAGTTCACCCTGGTCTCTTGGGAGGATGTTTTAGGAACCAAGAAGCAGCAACAAATGCATGGGGAGTTGTTGAAAATTCTACGAAAAATTCAACCCATTTAACCTGATACCCTCCCACACACAGCTGAAAGTCTCTCGGGAGAATGAGATCTAGATCTTGCAGCATTTGAAGATGAGAACGAAATGGATCCAAATGAATCGATCAAATCATTAGACAATgcagtaaatatttttttgaaaaaaaagtgcgctCTACAAATTCTCGCAGTCGTGGTCAGCAACAAGTAAGATTTAAGCATTTTCGCCGTACTTGCAACGCCTTGCTGAGTCGAGCTCGCAATGGAAATCACCCACGGACAGGTATATTTGTAACTACcgaaattgaaattcatttaatgttttttttttcttctttttgataCCAGTTATGAATGATCTTCGAGCTAAGGTACACAGTctcataaaaaagtaaaaataatatcAGGAATGTGCTTCAGCGCAAAATCCGCCAAAATGCGGACcatcattgaaaattcattcggagtttttttcttttaaaatccaTCCTCACaagctttgaattttcttttagttgttgtggaaattaagaataaataataataataataatctaaGTTAAGTCCTATATAAGTGAACTAACCTGAAAAAGCAAAACTaacaaaaaatcgttaaattttgtactttgCTTGTCATTTTTGTATTTCGTTTCTCATTAAATGTCTTTCGGAAAACAACAATAAATCTATATATTCTCAATCTATTTTGTTctttataatctttttttttcttaatttgtaatttgtaTTAGTTCCCGACTTTACGccgtatttaaatttatttgcgtTCTCATTTTCACAGTTCAAGTAAGCTTAGttagcttaccagtacattttaaatTCAGTTTTATATAGCCGagttttagaataaaaaaaagaataaaaattattattttatttttaaatacccTTCTTTCACGCAAGGgttaaaaatggaatttttcttaagctttCAATAAGAATTTCAAGTTCTTATGCTTCAAGACAatcctagaaaaaaaaattcctctgaGTGTATCCACTCTCCACCCACAAGGGGTGGTCGACTGAGGTAGTCAGCGACGTGGAAAGAATTCCATCCCTCCTGCGCACTAACATTCACACAATATTCTAAAATGCTTCAACTGAGAGGGAGagtatttattaattcatttttattttaaatttctctttgcaaaactgcgagaattttctacatttagGCCTCCGTCTTGACTTCTGACGCCCAGTGTGGCCAGGTCTTTATGTCATCAAAGAGGTGCTCTCCTGGACTGAGGGTACTCTGCACCTGCTTTGCTGCGTAGATTTTTACGTCTTTCGACAGCTCACCAATGGAAATGCCGCACTCAATGAGATCTTTTGCCGCCTGAGTGGATTTCTTCGTTGGCGCGTAATctttaagaattcaaaaaCTCTCCTTTAGTTTTGCtttcttttggaatttcttattttattgtgtCTTACTCTCATAATTCCCCAGGAAAGCGATTCCAATTGAACGATAATTGTAACCATAAGTATGTGAGCCCCTTCTGTGCCACCCAACTCCTTCAAAAATACTCCCATCTCCACCAATTATAAAGCTAAaacaaagatattttttttttttttttaaattcaaaccgtTAAAATCGTTGAGCtttcaatgtctttttttttttaagaaaatccctCACTTATATCCAATATCATCGAGCTTAAGCTCATTCATGTGGTAGCTCTGAATGTTCTGAACGAGTGTCTCGCATTTCCGTTGCATATTGCAGGTGCCACTGACCGTATGATGGACAATAACATATTCAATTGGCAAGATGTTGTAGAAGACTTTGAGTGGCGCACGCCCACCCCATTGCTGTTTACTCAAAATTTGCGGGCAAACCGATGGGGTGTCAACGTGCTGAACTGCCTGATTCCCATGTTGATTTGCATGTGGATTCCCATGGCCATGATTCCCATGAGCCCACGACGGTTTATCTGCGTACAAACAGATAAATGTACAGAATTTTCAGCCAAGATGcgagaaagcaaaaaaaaaaagacccgTTTTTTCGCGATCATCTCAAAGCTCGTCGCGCTTTTTCGCGGTTCAGCTATATGaatttagtgaaattttgtgtttgactttttttcaagatggcggtgagttttaattgtattaaatAGTATTaggttgtccaatatttatccggatttctaacctatcatttttaccattacattcaatgggagtgaatgagacagaaaatcaaaattgtactgaatttatgtgaatatgtgaggttagaaattcgtgtaaatattggacaaaccaatatcTTATTGTGTCTTAACCCTTTGAAAACCTTAAAGATTAATgggataaagaaaatattctacagCTTTTTGTGAGAGAACGGTAAAAGCTTTCCTTACGGCAACAGAAATGGTTTATGGTCTTTATGGTTGacaaaataacaaattgaACCTatctcaaaattcaaaaagatttcaaaaacAGTTttgaaaaagatatttttttttaatcagtaaaggaaaaattttattcaaatactTAAATTTCACCTCATCATtggaattaaaacttttatattcaatttctttcaattttcctttaaaaaacaacaacacaaATAGATTCgttttcattttgttaaaaaaaaatgaaccgAGTTTTAACCGAATTGACCACAAAATGCGTGCACCAATGTACCATATGGGTTTAGGTTAATCCActaaaaaacatctttttgGGAAGAATTCCATCATACACcatgattaatttaatgattaatgcacttaattttatcaaaacaaAAACTACAAATACATTAACTATCTCACCACAGAGCACAGGAATTCCctggaggaggaggaggaggtaACAGAGCGGCGTGAAAAAAggtctaaaaaaaagttgaaaaatcatCGCGCCTCGAGAGAAGAGAATAACAACGAAGACACTTCCCGGACTGCCTGTGTATGACTGAAGCCGTGATCCATCTGTGATCACCCAGACGTTGGATCGGAGCACCCAGACAGCCATATAGTGGGGTCAGAGAGATACGATTATGCGTGTATTGGCGCTAAGAAtgtttattttgcttttagaAAACGAGCTTAATCGGTGAAGCACCAAATCTTGACGTCACCGTCATCACTTGTGGACACCAGGAGACCCCTCTCCCTCTCACTAGGAGGTACCGAAGGTGAAAAAGCCAGGAAAGATCTTACTTTCATAGTACATAAGTAGAGATTATAACTAGGTGAAAATGTGTCCTGGTCcataatttgcaaattgtctgtaatccaaaaaataattaagaaaaaatatttctcaaaaagatcGTCAtgcttcaagaaaaaaaaccccaaaaaaatttcctctcaGCGTATCCACCCTCCACCCACAAGGGGTGGTTGACTGAGGTAGTCAGCGACGTGGAAAGAATTCCATCCCTCCTGCGCACCAACATTTAGATAAAATACTCTAAAATGCTTCAACTGAAAGGGAgagttaattcatttttaaattttaaatttctctttgcaaaacttcaagaattttcaacatttaggCTTCCGTCTTGACTTCTGACGCCCAGTGTGACCAGGAATTTATGTCGTCAAAGAGGTGATCTCCTGAATAGATGATACTGGGTGCTTGCTCTGAAGCGTAGATTTTTACGTCTTTAAACAGCTCACCAATGGCAATGCCGCACTCAATGAGATCTTTTGCCGACTTAGTGGATTTCTTCGTTGGCGCgtaatctttaagaaaatcaaaagtcCCTTTAGTTTTgcttccttttaattttttccttccttatTTGTGTCTTACTGTCATTATTCTTCAACAAAGCGATCCCAATTGACTGATAATTGTAGCCATATTTATGTGAGCCCCTTCTGTGCCAGCCAACCCCTTCAAAAATACTCCCATCTCCACCAATTATAAAGCTaaaacaaagagatttttttttttcaaaattcgaACCGTTAAAATCAAACTCTCACTTGTATCCAATATCATCGAACTTAAGTTCATTCATGTGGTAGCTCTGAATGTTCTGAACGATTGTTTCGCATTTCCGTTGCATATTGCAGGTGCCATTGTCCCAAAGATGGACAATAACATATTCAATTGGGAAGATGGTGTAGAAGACTTTGAGTGGCGCACGCCCACCCCATTGCTGTTTGCTCAAAATTTGCGGGCAAACCGATGAGGTGCCAACGTGCTGAACTGTCTGATTTCCATGAGCCCATGACGGTTTATCTACCGTACAAAAAGACAGAATTTTCAGTCAAGATgaagaaagcaaaaataaacCCGTTTTTTCGCGATCATCTTAAAGCTCGTCGCGCATTTTCGCGGTTCAGCTATATGAGTC harbors:
- the LOC129788369 gene encoding uncharacterized protein LOC129788369 translates to MAVWVLRSNVWVITDGSRLQSYTGSPGSVFVVILFSRGAMIFQLFFRTFFTPLCYLLLFLQGIPVLCDKPSWAHGNQTVQHVGTSSVCPQILSKQQWGGRAPLKVFYTIFPIEYVIVHLWDNGTCNMQRKCETIVQNIQSYHMNELKFDDIGYNFIIGGDGSIFEGVGWHRRGSHKYGYNYQSIGIALLKNNDNYAPTKKSTKSAKDLIECGIAIGELFKDVKIYASEQAPSIIYSGDHLFDDINSWSHWASEVKTEPHYMAVWVLRSNVWVITDGSRLQSYTGSPGSVFVVILFSRGAMIFQLFFRPFFTPLCYLLLLLQGIPVLCDKPSWAHGNHGHGNPHANQHGNQAVQHVDTPSVCPQILSKQQWGGRAPLKVFYNILPIEYVIVHHTVSGTCNMQRKCETLVQNIQSYHMNELKLDDIGYNFIIGGDGSIFEGVGWHRRGSHTYGYNYRSIGIAFLGNYENYAPTKKSTQAAKDLIECGISIGELSKDVKIYAAKQVQSTLSPGEHLFDDIKTWPHWASEVKTEA
- the LOC129788738 gene encoding uncharacterized protein LOC129788738, whose product is MRTTIICDPAILESSQQMENRENRYTKRKRTDIDPAMNGSDFQQPVKAMRTYMGNLYNQQEHQYEFVNVMFDSNLLPVQNPIISEANQANLAEFSANWSTTDLLDLDQKTPSSTGTFQPQLSNFPAADSGHRHIKTAVNSEPNNQMTSEDIEDKNLSWLFNFKLDELPHLSPEVNRTPSSSAPRSHASTKKIDEIIQEATAGIEDDDLNVAENVVVENPNRIQKKPPFTYTELIEYALEDRGELTVSGIYQWISDRFPYYKSNDDRWKNSVRHNLSINPHFRKGSKAPQGAGHLWTISSRDSEANNLAWEHKKQRLELFFKMEAAHSPAVVRRDADGVFDETAAATASILPPPESNSPENHVAMKQPAADSLAAFYATQEQHQMPFDVTDASDDLRRVAGEILNGVRRNVEVQIVHPGASFAIDTTGDYLNPLSKDEIVQESGLRSMGPHGGRVSDIGNDYFVTEIDPIELGINMTTNGEEEVLFGDDFNLNYFGIGTGSNIVA